The nucleotide sequence CACgtactcgtcgtcgtcgtcggctaGCTGCCATGGAGGTGGACGGGACGCCGGACCTGACGGACTTCATGAACGACTGGTTCTTCGGGACCGTCGGCGTGAAGCAcagcgccgtcgccgccggctcccccgcgtacgACCTCACGggcgagagcagcagcagcagcaagaagaAGCAGTCGTCGGAGAAGAAGCCGCAGAGGGCGGAAAGCGAAGGCGgccgtagcggcggcggcggcagcagcagggcCAGCAACGCGAGCAAGCAGACGCAGGAGTGGCTGGAGGAGGCCAAGAGGATGATGGTCGGGTCCGGGTCGCCGGGGCGGATGGGCTCGCCGTCCAGGCAGGTGCCCAAGTTCGCCGGCGGCAACGGCACGGAGCCCTCGCCGGCGCTCGACCGCCGGGACCCCATGTCACGTTCCGCGAGAAGGTATATCGGATCATTCCGTTCGTGCATATGCGCGCGCCACTGATGCATTGTGATCTGTAGTTTTCGGTGCAAAACATCGTCTCGTCTGAGTCGTCTCACAGCTCattttttttatacacgtttattTTGATTAGGGCATTTTGGAGACCAAGCTCAAGGGCTTTATTTTTCAAATTTCTAACTTCTCAGTTAAAAaaaaaagaatctcaaaataaaaTACACATGCATACAAGGAAGTAATTGTATGTGTGTAAAGTTTTAGGATGAAATATCTTGAATTGAGAGCTGCAAAAAAATCATGGACTTTGAGGATGAGCAATACATATGCTAAAAAAACCATAGATATGTTTTTTTTGTAGCCCGTTCGACCTGAAAATTTAAACACAAGTACATTATGTCTCTAGGTATATGTGTATTTGTTTTCAAAACATTTGAAACTGTTTGAATTTGGAAGGTTTTAAATTTGGCCTCCATTTGGCATTTTCGGTTTATTTTCTACTATCTAGCACTATGTGAAAAAAATGCTCTCTCCATTATTTGTTTATGAAGTGTATTAATTTTTTGAAAGCCAAACATTTCTATCTCTGATTAAGTTTGTAGAAAGAATACCAGCATCCACTATGCCAGCAAAGTCTGTTAGATCCACCATATTTCATTTATTTCGTATTGTATATACTGTTAAATTTTCTATAAAATTGGCTAGGGATATAATTTTTtgacatttaaaaatattaaccTATGAATATCACATATAGTATTTTATTTTCATCATAATTAATATTTTTTTTAACTATAATTTTGAGAGGTTTTTGTAACTCTATCATCATCTCACTTTTTGCACAAAAGAATTCGCATATTTCGTATTTCGGCTTTAATGGGCCGAACTAGGCCGAAAGCATATTACTATCGGCCCAACAATGATGAATGAGTGGCCCAGTTTCAAACCACGCCGGAAAACTTCGCCACCCACTGGGCGCCGCTAAGCGCTGCTCCTCCCGGCGTGTGTGTGCAGGCACCGGCAGCCGGGCGGCATCGGCGACGAGATCCTGCAGCGGGCGTCCATTATCTCCTCGCCCCCGCGCTCCGACACCTCCACCCCGTCGGCGCCGCCGTCCCCTTCCCCGTCCCTGCCGCCGAACCCGCACTCGTCCCGCCGCAAGTCCCGCTTCCACGGCCCCTCCGGCCCGGACCCATCCGCCTCCCTCCGCCGCACAACCTCCTCGGCGTCCAACTCTCCACCCTCCGcctccgcgcccccgcgccccgtgCACCACCGCCGCCACGCGTCCGCCTCTGGCTCCCCCGCCGTCGACGGTTTCGACGACGGCGTCGCCCGCCTCAACGCCTTCCTCCGCCGCCAgcgcgccgccctcgccgaccAGTCCTCCGGGGACCGCTCCTCCCGCTCGAGGTCCACGAAGCTCGTGCTCTCCGACGCCTCCAAAAGTAATATCAATTGGTCCTCATGTTTTATCCCTAAAGCGTATCTGAATCTAACCACCAGTATCGCTCGCTCGCTTGCGATTTTCTCCTGTTGATTTGGAGCAGGTGTGAGCTCGATCGTGGCGGCGATATGCTACGCGTGGATGCAGTCGAGCAAgggggacggccacgcggcggcggTGCCGGTGGTGAACATGCGCCGGAGCAGGATGACGGGGTGCAGGCAGGCGGCCTGGCTCCTCTACCACGTCGGGGTCGACGCCTCGGCCCTGCTCTTCGCCGACGAGGTAGGCCATGCCTTGCAACAATGGGGTGCTTGATTGTACTTAGATGGCCAGCATGGGATTCTTCTCCGACAGACAACTGTCTAGGTCCCGTTCCAGAGTTATTGGGCTTTTATAATTTGGGCAGAGGCGACAAGGATGATGAGGCTATACAGCAATCCATCGCAGTGCCATGTGGGTGTTCTTAATTCCGATTGGTACCATGTGGCCGCCATTCCATTCGAGTGAATGGCGATGACTGATATATGCTTTGTGCAATTGCGAGTTTGGGTGCTAGCCTGTACCTCATGTGTTGCCCCCGTTAATATGCACAGCAACAAATGAGGAACGCCATGAGTATATGGCGCATTTATTTTTTCTGCATAAGGTGTAGGATGGCAATGCGCCGCGGTGGCATATCAACTGCTTGTTCCTGCAGATACATCCTGGGTAAAGCAGATGTATAATGTATGATGCTGACTTTGGGAGGCTGAACTGAATTATAGGTTGATATGGAGGGATTAATAATGGATCAGCGGGCCAGCTTGGTGGTGGTGGGGCAAGATGTTTTGAGATCAAACGGTGAGGTAATATCGTGTACTTGTGCTAAGTACTTTTGGTTCGTCTGGTGAAGAAATCATATGGTTCCGTCATTTACTTCATAATCATGCTTGTTTTTGTCTCCTAGGCGGGCTCAGTTTGCACACTCCTCGCCAATGACCATTCTGAAGAAGCTTATGCCCTACTTCAGAGCCTGGACATAAAGAAACTTCTGGTTGGTGGTGTATTTTCAACCTGCTCTAGCGATCGTTGTGCGTAAATTACTGGCACGCCTGATTATGTTCTGTGGGTTTGCCCTCAGCTTGCAGGTATCCTGTTAGATACGAACAACCTTTCCAAGATGTGCTCAGACAAAGATTCAGAGGCGGTGCGATCGCTCTTGCTCGGTTCCTCTGAGCATAAACGGCATGAATTGTTTCAACAATGTAATCTACTCATCTTTGTCTGACGTTGATTTGCGAAGAAGCTATATAGAAAAGTGGCAAAATCATGTTAGTAATAACTATTGGAAACTTTGACGTTGTTTTGGACCAGTGATGCTTGATCACAATGAGCATTCTTTCGTGGAGTTCTTGAAGAACACCTACAGAAAGTCATCCACAGATGGTGAGTTTTCTCCATAATATCTTCACATGGTTCCTCACCTCCTTTTTTGAAACTTCTTTGCTTCGAGTACTGTACTTATCCGCGTCTAAGATAAATTTGCAACCTGCCTATTCTTACTACAACTAAAACATCATTGATGTTTTACCGCCGATGCCATTAGAGCCGATTTTGCTCATTGTTAGCAACTTCAGTTATTAAACATTTCGCCTCTTGCAGCAACTGTGACTCAGATGAAACTTCGGCAATAGCTCTTCCAGTTCTAAATGATATGTTTATTTTATAAGTACATTACCCGTGCATTTGTCCTGAAATGGTCTGACACAATTTTATCCTGTTGTTCAAATTAACTAGGTGCTGGGGACAGTCCTCCAGAGCAAAAGAATTCAGTTTCAGGGGCATCCCAAGATGCTAAAAAGTCCAATTCAGGTAATGTTTCTAATGCCTCCATTATGTTTGAAAGGCAGACCCCCCATAAAATCCAACACCTGCAAGAGCGCCAAATCTGTCTCTGGTTTTACCTTGATTTTGAGAGGAAGAAGTCCTAGCTATCATTGCTTGAAACAATCAAACACTCGTTTTGAATATTATATTTGCATTATTGAACTTATGCCCAGTTTACACTTTGACTGCTCTTTCTAAACTTACTATGCTAGTAGCTAATTGGCGAAGCATCAAAATCCGCtgtactcatatatatatatatatatatatatatatatatatatatatatatatatatatatatatatatatatatatatatatatgccaatGCAATTACCTTCTTAGTATGGTGTAGCTCTGATGTGGTTGTTTTTGTTTCCATTACAGCTAACCAGAAACCAGCACGTGGAAATAGTGGAAAGCCTTCAGAGGAAGCTCCTCAGGGGAAAAACAAATTTTCCTTGGCAAAATTTTTTGGTTTTGGCCGAAAATAAACTTATTTACTAGTAAGCAAAGCTACAAATCACTTCATATGCCAATGCAATCTATTTATCTTACGCAATATAGCTCTAATCTGGTTGTTTTTGTTTCCATCACAGCTAACTAGTGACCAGCACGCAGAACTAGCGGAAAGCCTTCAGGTGAAGCTCCTCATCAGAAAAACAAATTATCGCTGGCAAAATGGTTTGGTTTTGGCCCAAAATAATATATTTTTGTTAGTTTGAGTTTTTTTGGTCAACTGATATATCGCAAAACTCGATAAGTATCGTGCGCCGTCTATCTAGGAAGTATGAGGCTCGAGAACCTTTCTCCTCATATTAAGTTCATGTGGAAAGATCACTGTATGAAACATTTTGTAACTATTCATCATATCGGCTGGTTGGTCAACAAGTTTACTTTTCCATGTTCGCATATTTGACTATCTGCTAACGAAGCAGTCCCCATTTTATTCTATTTTATACTAGAATCGTGAGGAGAGCGTAGGATGCTGTTGATTGCAAGTATACTAGTATAACATAACAAAGACGCATACAAATTCTCTTCGTCTAGATTCTATGGCACTCCTGGTTTAAACAATGTATGTCAGCCAGTGGGGAAGGCATGAGCATTAGAATGGATAAAACTTTGTCAACTTCTCAGCTGATGGTAGGTATGTACTACTACATGATTGACCTGTTCTCCAGGGAGCTACTGTACTTTCTTTTCTCTTGAGCCCTGTATAACCTATATTTGCTTCATTTTTCTTTGCCTGTATGAAACATAGTATCTGATCTGTAGTAGCCTTTTTCTCTTTCATCTGTTGGTTACTAAATAAAATCGGCCCAGTGGACATCCCTGAACCCTCAACTTGGGCATGGGGATAACCAAAGCTGCACGGTCCAAATGTGACCATTACCGAAAACCTGGGTGAAAAACAGTGCACTCTTTGACCAGTCGCCGTCAACAATAGCACAGCCGAGTTAAATACTACAGCTATTGTACTAGTGCTCCTATCTGGTGTCCTTGTCCATACCTGCTCTCCTTGTTCTTGAACGGAGGAAAGCAGAGGGATGTTAGTCTGTTAGTTAGGCCGGTCAAAGTGAGTGAGTGGAAGATGATAACAAGGAAATCAGAGGCAGTGTAGAGTAGAGAGTACTGCTAGATACGAGTAGGAGTTAGGAGTTAGGAGGGACCAGTTCTCTACTTCTCTTAGCTGG is from Triticum aestivum cultivar Chinese Spring chromosome 3A, IWGSC CS RefSeq v2.1, whole genome shotgun sequence and encodes:
- the LOC123057104 gene encoding uncharacterized protein, whose amino-acid sequence is MEVDGTPDLTDFMNDWFFGTVGVKHSAVAAGSPAYDLTGESSSSSKKKQSSEKKPQRAESEGGRSGGGGSSRASNASKQTQEWLEEAKRMMVGSGSPGRMGSPSRQVPKFAGGNGTEPSPALDRRDPMSPLLLPACVCRHRQPGGIGDEILQRASIISSPPRSDTSTPSAPPSPSPSLPPNPHSSRRKSRFHGPSGPDPSASLRRTTSSASNSPPSASAPPRPVHHRRHASASGSPAVDGFDDGVARLNAFLRRQRAALADQSSGDRSSRSRSTKLVLSDASKSVSSIVAAICYAWMQSSKGDGHAAAVPVVNMRRSRMTGCRQAAWLLYHVGVDASALLFADEVDMEGLIMDQRASLVVVGQDVLRSNGEAGSVCTLLANDHSEEAYALLQSLDIKKLLLAGILLDTNNLSKMCSDKDSEAVRSLLLGSSEHKRHELFQQLMLDHNEHSFVEFLKNTYRKSSTDGAGDSPPEQKNSVSGASQDAKKSNSANQKPARGNSGKPSEEAPQGKNKFSLAKFFGFGRK